The Metabacillus sediminilitoris genome window below encodes:
- a CDS encoding KdsC family phosphatase — protein MNIKLIVFDVDGVLTDGKLYIGSDREEYKAFHTQDGMGISLAHYAGIKTAIITGRTSESVLKRSEELKINYVHQGIHDKLEVMEQIMKDLDITLEEVCYVGDDINDLPILQVVGFSAAPSNAVPIVKQHVQYISQETGGNGAVREIIDHILNQMGDYSALLTDYLQGKFKITQ, from the coding sequence ATGAATATTAAATTAATCGTGTTTGATGTTGATGGGGTATTAACAGACGGAAAACTTTATATTGGATCAGATCGAGAGGAATATAAAGCGTTCCATACTCAAGATGGCATGGGGATCAGTCTGGCACATTATGCTGGAATCAAAACAGCAATCATTACTGGGAGAACTTCTGAGTCAGTATTAAAGCGATCAGAAGAATTAAAAATAAATTATGTTCATCAAGGTATTCATGACAAGCTCGAAGTTATGGAACAAATCATGAAGGATTTGGATATCACTTTAGAGGAAGTTTGTTATGTTGGAGATGATATTAACGATCTTCCAATTTTACAAGTTGTTGGATTTTCAGCCGCGCCTTCCAATGCTGTTCCTATTGTTAAACAGCATGTTCAGTATATTTCTCAAGAAACTGGCGGTAATGGAGCTGTAAGGGAGATTATTGATCATATTTTGAATCAAATGGGAGATTACTCGGCTCTATTAACAGATTATTTACAAGGGAAATTTAAAATTACTCAATAG
- a CDS encoding L,D-transpeptidase family protein — MKKSVFIYILTLIIAIFPFFSTITNAATPSVESQLSQLKGGINQVILATTDKTNSRNAEISFYQKKNGKWVKVYSRMSGVVGKNGLTSNKIEGDGKTPKGVYSLTSAFGTATKPTGEKLPYTNTNKYYYWIDDVHSNDYNKMVYYQGNPDNRWKSYEKLTHPLYSYVVAIDYNTNPIIKGKGSAIFLHTRTTSTQYTLGCVAIYKDSLVKIMKQLDPKLNPHIIISEKSNLNATILNYNKEMATDSEKQYDFFSPTTNIPVYKQMTGDATIGTINKGEAFPIIESNFINWYKVKFGHTYGYIKKANTKGISTIDQSKLNKSRVLSKSFTAKNELYVKGNITGTQMTIGKINKGISYPIVNESDYWYQIDFLGRVGYVWKANTSLDKSYFSPKKNMNIYKQMTGDSIIGTLYNDQVFPIIDDQFVNWYKVKIGNTFGYIKKGETEYLANVSVPSLNNGLPNSPKKVKAISDIYVKQNITGNQITFGKIMKGVEYPIIEETGNWYKIDFVGRIGYIWKSNTILLN; from the coding sequence ATGAAAAAATCAGTTTTTATTTACATTCTAACTTTGATTATTGCAATATTCCCGTTCTTTTCAACCATCACAAACGCAGCAACTCCATCAGTTGAAAGTCAATTAAGTCAACTCAAAGGTGGTATTAATCAGGTCATTTTAGCGACCACTGATAAAACAAATTCAAGGAACGCAGAAATTTCGTTTTATCAAAAGAAAAATGGCAAATGGGTAAAAGTGTATTCTAGAATGAGTGGTGTTGTGGGAAAAAATGGATTAACTTCAAATAAGATTGAAGGAGACGGAAAAACGCCAAAAGGTGTGTATAGTCTGACTTCTGCCTTTGGAACTGCAACAAAACCTACAGGAGAAAAACTACCTTATACAAATACAAATAAGTATTATTATTGGATCGATGACGTCCATTCTAATGACTATAATAAGATGGTATATTACCAAGGTAATCCGGATAACAGGTGGAAATCCTATGAAAAATTAACTCATCCGTTATACTCTTATGTCGTTGCAATTGATTACAATACGAATCCGATTATTAAAGGTAAAGGAAGTGCAATATTCCTTCATACAAGAACTACTTCTACACAATATACATTAGGGTGTGTGGCAATTTATAAAGACAGCTTAGTGAAAATTATGAAACAGCTAGATCCTAAATTAAATCCACATATCATTATTAGTGAGAAAAGCAACTTGAATGCAACAATACTAAACTATAATAAAGAAATGGCTACGGATTCTGAGAAACAATATGATTTCTTTTCTCCAACTACTAATATTCCAGTATATAAGCAGATGACAGGTGATGCTACAATTGGAACAATAAACAAGGGAGAAGCTTTCCCAATTATCGAATCTAACTTTATTAATTGGTATAAAGTGAAGTTTGGTCATACTTACGGCTACATCAAAAAAGCAAATACAAAAGGGATTTCTACGATTGATCAGTCAAAGCTAAACAAAAGCAGAGTCCTTTCGAAATCATTTACAGCAAAAAATGAATTATATGTTAAGGGAAATATAACTGGGACCCAAATGACGATTGGAAAAATTAATAAAGGAATTTCTTACCCAATTGTTAATGAATCTGATTATTGGTATCAAATAGACTTTTTAGGAAGAGTAGGATATGTTTGGAAGGCCAATACATCATTGGATAAAAGTTATTTTTCTCCAAAGAAAAACATGAATATTTATAAACAGATGACAGGTGATTCAATTATTGGAACACTCTATAATGATCAAGTATTTCCAATTATTGATGATCAATTTGTAAACTGGTATAAAGTGAAAATCGGAAATACATTTGGGTATATAAAGAAGGGAGAAACAGAGTATCTAGCAAATGTTTCTGTTCCTTCATTAAATAACGGACTACCGAATAGTCCAAAAAAAGTAAAAGCCATATCAGATATATACGTTAAACAAAATATTACAGGAAACCAAATTACGTTTGGAAAGATAATGAAAGGAGTAGAATATCCAATTATTGAGGAAACAGGTAACTGGTATAAAATTGACTTCGTAGGGAGAATCGGTTACATTTGGAAATCTAATACAATTCTATTAAATTAA
- a CDS encoding SGNH/GDSL hydrolase family protein, giving the protein MKKLIVLITLIVCGAAIIFGNIHWNNKISAHGEEMKNTNREASDENVEEDIKLDISTYSSNLPKGLQQKMNNAISSGKPLQLVIYGSDATSDEEGAWPYLLTKQLKGIYGEELFNVTVLSEGNKTTLDVVEQKSYEEVNKLKPDVILFEPFMLNDNSGVIGVPNTINNIETMIKSWEESNKDVTILMQPTNPIHGATFYPKQVDELKVFAETNKIIYLNHWEKWPELADETMKEYLIDNSQPNEKGNKVWADFLINYFIAK; this is encoded by the coding sequence GTGAAAAAGCTTATAGTTTTAATTACACTAATTGTGTGCGGAGCAGCTATTATTTTTGGAAATATCCATTGGAATAATAAAATTTCCGCACATGGTGAAGAGATGAAAAATACAAATAGAGAAGCTTCCGATGAAAATGTAGAGGAAGATATTAAGCTAGACATCTCAACATATTCTAGTAATCTACCTAAAGGGCTACAGCAAAAAATGAACAATGCGATTAGCTCTGGAAAGCCATTGCAATTAGTTATTTATGGATCTGATGCAACTTCTGATGAAGAAGGAGCATGGCCATACCTACTTACAAAACAGTTAAAGGGTATATATGGTGAAGAATTATTCAACGTTACTGTACTTTCTGAAGGTAACAAAACAACTCTTGATGTTGTTGAACAAAAATCATACGAAGAAGTGAATAAGTTAAAACCAGATGTTATCTTATTTGAACCGTTTATGTTAAATGATAATAGTGGCGTAATTGGTGTGCCAAATACGATTAATAATATTGAAACGATGATAAAATCTTGGGAAGAATCTAATAAGGATGTAACCATTCTTATGCAACCGACTAATCCAATACATGGTGCTACCTTTTATCCAAAGCAGGTTGACGAATTAAAGGTTTTTGCAGAAACGAATAAAATCATCTATTTAAATCATTGGGAAAAATGGCCGGAATTAGCCGATGAAACAATGAAAGAATACTTAATAGATAACAGCCAGCCGAATGAAAAAGGGAATAAGGTATGGGCAGATTTCTTAATTAATTATTTTATTGCTAAATAG
- the kdsA gene encoding 3-deoxy-8-phosphooctulonate synthase has translation MSKEVILNDIKFGGNNPFVLIAGPCMIEDESLVLSTAEKVKELTTKLGIPYVFKASYDKANRSSIHSHRGPGLEKGLEILAKVKEQFDLPVTSDIHEPNQAAAAAEVLDIIQIPAFLCRQTDLLVAAGKTGKIVNVKKGQFLAPWDMKNVVTKLRETGNDNILLTERGSTFGYNNLVVDYRSLITMRELGAPVVFDATHSVQIPGGLGTTTGGKREYVPYLSRAAVAVGVDSVFMEVHPNPDEALSDGPNTVKLEELENILKQIKEIDDIMKR, from the coding sequence ATGTCAAAAGAAGTTATTTTAAATGATATTAAATTTGGTGGAAATAATCCATTTGTTTTAATTGCAGGCCCTTGCATGATAGAAGATGAATCACTTGTTTTATCTACTGCAGAAAAGGTAAAAGAGCTCACAACAAAACTAGGTATTCCATACGTGTTTAAAGCATCTTACGATAAAGCAAATCGATCTTCAATCCATTCACATCGCGGGCCAGGTCTTGAAAAAGGATTAGAGATTTTAGCTAAAGTAAAGGAACAGTTTGATTTACCAGTTACTTCTGATATCCATGAACCAAATCAAGCAGCGGCAGCAGCTGAAGTGCTAGATATCATTCAAATTCCGGCATTCTTATGCAGACAAACAGATTTACTAGTTGCTGCAGGTAAAACAGGGAAAATCGTTAATGTAAAAAAAGGCCAATTCCTAGCTCCTTGGGACATGAAAAATGTCGTAACGAAATTACGTGAAACAGGTAATGATAACATCCTCTTAACTGAAAGAGGTTCTACGTTTGGATATAATAATTTAGTGGTTGATTACCGTTCACTTATTACAATGCGTGAGCTTGGCGCTCCAGTTGTCTTTGATGCAACACATAGCGTACAAATTCCTGGAGGTCTTGGAACAACGACTGGAGGAAAACGTGAATATGTTCCTTATCTTTCTCGCGCAGCTGTTGCTGTTGGCGTTGACTCTGTATTTATGGAAGTTCACCCTAATCCGGACGAAGCACTTTCTGATGGACCGAACACTGTGAAATTAGAAGAATTAGAAAACATTCTTAAGCAAATTAAAGAAATTGACGACATCATGAAGCGATAA
- a CDS encoding KpsF/GutQ family sugar-phosphate isomerase, translating to MEIISKSYLSSFHEVLEQEASAIISLKEVLDEETINRAIEMILTCNGRVVVTGVGKSGIIGRKINATLASTGTPSLFLHPAEGLHGDLGMVTKEDIVIAISNSGESDEVLRLIPSINKIGAKMIAIVQNTKSTLAVKSDLVLSIGDVTEACPLGLAPTTSTTVTLALGDALAVALLKARDFKPEDFAVYHPSGSLGRKLLLTVQDVVVSTNKNPVVHGNVSIKEALFLMTAQGMGATSVVDEHDLLVGILTDGDIRRAFALSDNVLLSHVDDLCNRNPIVITSDMLAVDALKIMEERKINVLPVADSNNRPIGMIHIHDLMKLGI from the coding sequence ATGGAAATAATTTCTAAAAGTTATCTTTCAAGTTTTCATGAAGTTTTAGAGCAAGAAGCATCTGCAATCATATCCTTAAAAGAAGTACTTGATGAGGAAACAATTAATCGTGCGATCGAGATGATTCTTACATGTAATGGAAGAGTCGTCGTTACCGGAGTGGGAAAATCTGGTATTATCGGGCGGAAAATCAATGCAACTTTAGCAAGTACTGGAACGCCATCACTTTTTCTCCACCCTGCAGAAGGATTGCATGGTGATTTAGGAATGGTAACAAAAGAAGATATTGTTATCGCAATTTCTAATAGTGGTGAATCTGATGAGGTTCTTAGACTTATTCCATCTATAAACAAGATTGGTGCTAAAATGATTGCGATTGTCCAAAATACGAAATCTACTTTAGCGGTCAAGTCTGATCTCGTTCTTAGTATTGGAGATGTAACTGAAGCTTGTCCTCTTGGTCTTGCACCGACAACAAGTACAACAGTTACGTTGGCGCTTGGGGATGCCCTTGCTGTTGCTTTATTAAAAGCGAGAGATTTTAAACCGGAAGATTTTGCTGTGTACCATCCAAGCGGCTCATTAGGCAGAAAATTGTTATTAACTGTTCAGGATGTTGTTGTTTCTACAAATAAGAACCCGGTTGTTCATGGGAATGTATCGATTAAAGAGGCATTATTTTTAATGACGGCTCAAGGAATGGGTGCTACAAGTGTTGTCGATGAGCATGATCTTCTAGTGGGAATTTTGACAGATGGAGATATAAGAAGAGCGTTTGCCCTATCTGATAATGTTTTATTGTCACATGTTGATGATCTTTGTAATCGAAATCCAATTGTTATTACTTCTGATATGCTTGCAGTTGATGCACTTAAAATAATGGAAGAACGAAAAATTAATGTCCTTCCTGTCGCTGATTCTAATAATCGACCAATTGGAATGATTCATATCCATGATTTAATGAAATTAGGAATATAG